A single Papilio machaon chromosome 12, ilPapMach1.1, whole genome shotgun sequence DNA region contains:
- the LOC106711648 gene encoding intraflagellar transport protein 172 homolog has product MRLKYSKTLLESQGCDSPIADLSWSPNNVKLAVATSERQILLFDLDGTRRDKFSTKPADATAGKKSYVITSISFSENSELLGVAQSDNMVFVYRVGADWSGKKVICNKFPLSGAPLKLLTGESGFFTGTSDGKIRSLDCKSNKSSSMWSAGSCCVALSRCDAALASGHVDGTIYLNGRLLLRYVLPPTTLLLLLPYLIVGSCDGRISIYEAQRGALLQSLEPQLPPDRQDFITVAASPSGQTIAFGVFDGCLVGEVKESGNIELSPLHIPHLYATRALAWSGDGTRLALASQTGAVIQLEAVLRRWVWRDSVEVQHVSPRQLLLRRLAGDAPPLAVTTNYAQDIFNVRFIGNDWYAVCRTNTTLILCDIARGLTSEIPWNGSGERIYAAVGGACLLHRAGELSVVEYGLDKVLHTVRTERVNPHVLSVRVNEGPTHSADRKHLAYLLDKQTVAVLDLITGVQVGQWWHEARVDWLELNESARLLLYRDTRRNLTLLRLDTAEKETIARGVSFVQWIENSDAVVAQTHTHLLIWYSAWEPGSVETVECEGGIAVEVSARRVLLEGGQLPYVQLDEHRLAFNSALDGGDLTTCAKYLEGVGGSADVTALWRQLADTALNAHDIQLATKCYREAGDEARSLFLDNALQLAATEGDGDVATGLSSPVVQAELCILAGNLSEAAECYVKHAGRPRLALDMYRRYNVWPEAIALAEKHFPAEASDMKRQYMDYLMSTGRAGEAGEVLAADGEVRGAVRLWLRGGRVRRAATALLAHASLLREDELVHVVHTHLVQEEWWELAGELSEKRGDSKAAVEYYARGHNYARAVQLARESCPEQVTELERAWGAWLSGARQAGAAVPHLIEAGDTRAALHAALKAHLYKKALQIVQVIDDKESIRVQCEQLGDHFISTQDWETAESVLTSSNMAERCVKAYNTAGRIADGLRVAASHLTEEQTRNIYLPLAQQLREEGQLRKAEQIYIALGEPDEAISMYKEASQYEAMLRLVAAHRSSLLEATRRHVAQALHASGDLRAAETYYIQAGEWKSAVQMYKSSGQWESAERVARAHGPAAAQHQVALQWAATLPPAAAARMLAARGLAAVGARWALQAQRWDIASELSEVGGGVSRREVARHEAAALAAEQPEDAEAAYLRAAAPEDAVRMWLDQGEHQRALHIAETHAAHMVEEVLVEGARVAAERGDLVQFEALMIRANRPAEVVQHYRDLEMWEDASRVSREYLPDSAEPVPAAVPPLLRRAADHADRGEWWEAVQLLLGASAAGAAGGALRLAERAALRAARLARDHLEGTRRRAAADMLAERFSAIDQSEVGEQLRAALTEGDVENASGVDMSEEEEEVVQVTAPGAVVEVGEGTEGAALDKLARAGHWQRCLAHAGRSAPHYALRHAAHIFNAHSRVEGVDIESEEVPEALSEALDSLRQYLVSDGEAVVQGSDGELAGAVCRELLVRASTAPQALQALKDAAAVMLAAGADDRSLQAITLLMGLHVPQIAGKVARALPRYTDIIVADVAFLRCGICVRAEGAASTREAFVLLNHCLDLAEAADDNTQQLLSFSDFEVTDWPQNRLLLEKSCISGAPLQETREWVLSVVMDQDVEQALPVDSRGLYAASVAPDEPCCVLTGYPLGTRLVTFSNGRCANREWWSRCKKAAASGGGGAAGALLQHIASWCGPPDLTNL; this is encoded by the exons ATgcgtttaaaatattctaaaactttattagaatCGCAG ggtTGTGACTCTCCGATAGCGGATTTAAGCTGGTCTCCAAATAATGTGAAGCTGGCCGTGGCAACCAGTGAACGGCAGATTTTATTATTCGATCTCGATGGTACACGAAGAGATAAATTCAGTACCAAGCCAGCCGATGCCACTGCTGGAAAAAAGTCTTATGTTATCACTA gTATATCATTTAGCGAAAATTCGGAGTTGCTTGGGGTGGCGCAGTCCGACAACATGGTGTTCGTGTACCGCGTGGGCGCCGACTGGAGCGGTAAGAAGGTCATATGCAACAAGTTCCCCTTATCTGGTGCCCCATTGAAACTGCTAACTGGGGAGTCTGGTTTCTTCACTGGCACCAGTGATGGTAAAATAAG gtCTCTAGACTGTAAGAGCAATAAGAGTTCGAGCATGTGGTCGGCTGGCTCATGCTGCGTAGCGCTGTCGCGGTGCGACGCGGCGCTCGCGTCCGGTCACGTCGACGGCACCATATACCTGAACGGCCGTTTACTGCTGCGCTATGTCTTGCCGCCTACTACTCTCTTGCTTTTATTGCCTTAT TTGATTGTGGGGTCGTGCGACGGTCGCATTTCAATATATGAGGCGCAGCGCGGCGCTCTGCTGCAGAGCTTAGAGCCGCAGCTGCCTCCGGACCGTCAAGACTTCATCACCGTGGCGGCCAGCCCTTCTGGACAg ACAATAGCATTCGGCGTGTTCGACGGGTGCCTGGTGGGCGAGGTAAAGGAGTCTGGCAATATCGAGCTGTCCCCTCTCCACATCCCCCACCTGTATGCGACGCGTGCGCTCGCTTGGAGCGGCGATGGCACTAGGCTGGCACTCGCCTCGCAGACCGGCGCTGTAATACAACTAGAAGCTGTACTTAG GCGCTGGGTGTGGCGCGACAGTGTGGAGGTGCAACACGTGAGCCCGCGCCAGCTGCTGCTGCGCCGGCTGGCGGGCGACGCGCCACCGCTTGCGGTCACCACCAACTACGCACAGGATATATTCAATGTACGATTCATTG GTAACGATTGGTATGCAGTGTGTAGGACCAACACAACTTTGATACTTTGCGATATAGCTCGTGGACTCACAAGCGAG ATCCCGTGGAACGGCAGCGGGGAGCGTATCTACGCGGCGGTGGGTGGCGCCTGCCTACTTCACCGCGCGGGCGAACTCAGCGTTGTGGAGTACGGACTTGACAAAGTTCTGCACACT GTGCGGACAGAGCGCGTAAACCCTCACGTGCTGAGCGTGCGCGTTAACGAAGGGCCGACGCACTCCGCGGACCGCAAACACCTCGCCTATCTGCTCGACAAGCAGACTGTCGCTGTACTGGATCTGATTACag gCGTGCAGGTGGGGCAGTGGTGGCACGAGGCGCGCGTGGACTGGCTCGAGCTGAACGAGAGCGCTCGCCTGCTGCTGTACCGCGACACGCGCCGCAACCTTACGCTGCTGCGACTGGACACCGCTGAAAAG GAAACGATAGCTCGCGGCGTGAGCTTCGTGCAGTGGATAGAGAACAGCGACGCCGTTGTTGCGCAGACACACACTCATTTACTTATCTG GTACAGCGCGTGGGAACCCGGCAGCGTGGAAACAGTGGAGTGTGAGGGCGGCATCGCGGTAGAGGTGAGCGCGCGCCGCGTGCTGCTCGAAGGCGGCCAGCTGCCCTACGTACAGCTGGACGAACATCGTCTTGCTTTCA ATAGTGCGTTAGACGGCGGCGATCTGACGACTTGCGCCAAGTACTTGGAGGGCGTGGGCGGCAGCGCTGACGTCACTGCTCTATGGAGACAGCTTGCAGACACTGCGCTTAACGCTCATGATATACAG CTAGCTACAAAATGCTATCGCGAGGCGGGCGACGAGGCACGCTCGCTCTTTCTAGACAACGCGCTGCAGCTCGCAGCGACTGAAGGCGACGGAGACGTGGCTACTG gtcTGTCGAGTCCGGTGGTGCAGGCGGAGCTGTGCATCTTGGCTGGTAATTTGTCTGAGGCGGCGGAGTGCTACGTGAAGCACGCGGGCCGGCCGCGACTCGCGCTGGACATGTACCGCCGCTACAACGTGTGGCCGGAAGCCATCGCCTTGGCAGAGAAACACTTCCCCGCAGAGGCGTCGGATATGAAGCGACAGTATATGGATTATTTAATGTCTACTG GGCGCGCGGGGGAGGCGGGCGAGGTGCTGGCGGCAGACGGGGAGGTGCGGGGCGCGGTGCGGCTGTGGCTGCGCGGCGGGCgcgtgcggcgcgcggccACCGCACTGCTCGCGCACGCCTCGCTGCTGCGCGAAGATGAACTCGTGCATGTTGTGCACACACATCTTGTTCAG GAGGAATGGTGGGAGTTGGCGGGAGAATTGTCGGAGAAGAGGGGAGACTCTAAAGCCGCCGTAGAGTACTACGCCAGAGGACACAATTACGCAAGAGCTGTCCAGCTAGCAAGAGAG TCGTGTCCGGAGCAAGTGACGGAGCTGGAGCGTGCGTGGGGCGCGTGGCTGTCGGGCGCGCGGCAGGCGGGCGCCGCGGTGCCGCACCTCATCGAGGCGGGCGACACTCGCGCCGCACTGCACGCCGCACTCAAAGCGCACCTCTACAAGAAAGCGCTGCAGATTGTACAG GTTATCGACGACAAGGAATCAATACGTGTACAATGCGAGCAATTGGGCGACCACTTTATCTCAACTCAG GACTGGGAGACGGCAGAAAGCGTTCTAACGTCTAGCAATATGGCCGAACGCTGTGTCAAAGCATACAATACGGCGGGCCGTATAGCTGACGGATTGAGAGTCGCCGCATCGCACCTCACTGAAGAACAAACGAGGAATATTTATTTGCCTCTAGCGCAACAGTTGAGGGAGGAGGGACAATTGAGGAAAGCGGAGCAAATCTACATCGCTCTAGGAGAGCCGGACGAAGCTATATCTATGTACAAG GAGGCAAGCCAATATGAAGCAATGCTACGACTGGTGGCTGCGCACCGCAGCTCCTTGCTGGAGGCGACGCGCCGTCACGTCGCGCAGGCTTTGCACGCCTCGGGGGACCTGCGCGCCGCCGAGACATACTATATACAAGCTG GTGAGTGGAAGAGTGCGGTTCAAATGTACAAGTCGAGCGGGCAGTGGGAGAGTGCGGAGCGTGTGGCGCGCGCACACGGACCCGCCGCGGCGCAGCACCAGGTGGCGCTGCAGTGGGCCGCCACGctgccgcccgccgccgccgcgcgcaTGCTGGCCGCCAGGGGCTTGGCCGCTGTCGGCGCCCGTTGGGCTCTGCAGGCGCAACG TTGGGACATTGCGAGCGAGCTGAGCGAGGTGGGGGGTGGGGTGTCTCGGCGCGAGGTGGCGCGGCACGAGGCCGCGGCGCTGGCGGCGGAGCAGCCCGAGGATGCGGAGGCCGCGTACCTGCGGGCGGCTGCTCCCGAAGACGCAGTGCGCATGTGGCTTGACCAAGGCGAACACCAGAGGGCGCTGCACATCGCCGAGACTCACGCCGCGCATATG GTGGAAGAGGTACTGGTGGAAGGAGCACGCGTGGCCGCCGAGCGCGGTGATTTGGTTCAGTTCGAAGCACTAATGATCCGCGCCAACCGGCCCGCAGAAGTCGTTCAGCACTACAGGGACCTCG AAATGTGGGAGGACGCATCGCGCGTGTCTCGTGAATACCTGCCCGATAGCGCTGAGCCCGTGCCGGCTGCAGTGCCAccgctactgcggcgcgccgCAGACCACGCTGACAG GGGCGAATGGTGGGAGGCGGTGCAGCTGTTGCTGGGTGCGAGCGCTGCTGGGGCGGCAGGTGGCGCACTGCGGCTGGCGGAGCGCGCGGCCCTGCGAGCTGCTCGCTTGGCACGCGACCACCTGGAGGGTActcgccgccgcgccgccgctgACATGCTCGCGGAGAG ATTTTCTGCTATCGATCAGAGCGAGGTGGGCGAACAGCTTCGTGCGGCACTCACAGAAGGCGACGTGGAAAATGCTTCCG GTGTAGACATGTCTGAGGAAGAGGAGGAAGTGGTGCAGGTTACAGCGCCGGGTGCGGTGGTGGAGGTTGGGGAGGGCACGGAGGGCGCGGCGTTGGACAAGCTGGCGCGCGCCGGCCACTGGCAGCGCTGCCTCGCGCACGCCGGCCGTAGTGCGCCACACTACGCGCTCAGACACGCTGCGCACATATTTAATGCACACTCG CGCGTTGAGGGCGTCGACATTGAAAGCGAAGAAGTTCCGGAAGCACTGTCCGAAGCATTAGACTCATTACGTCAGTATCTAGTGAGCGATGGCGAGGCGGTGGTGCAAGGCAGCGACGGGGAGTTAGCGGGGGCTGTATGCCGCGAGCTGCTTGTGCGTGCATCGACCGCGCCGCAAGCGCTGCAAGCGCTTAAAGATGCTGCAGCTGTCATGTTGGCTGCTGGAGCTGATGATAGATCACTGCAG gCCATAACGTTATTAATGGGACTTCACGTTCCTCAAATAGCGGGTAAAGTTGCCCGGGCGCTACCGCGATATACGGACATTATAGTTGCCGATGTCG CGTTCCTGCGGTGCGGTATATGCGTGCGGGCCGAGGGCGCGGCGAGCACGCGCGAGGCCTTCGTCCTGCTCAACCATTGCCTTGACCTCGCCGAGGCGGCTGATGACAACACGCAACAGCTACTCAGCTTTTCTGATTTCG AGGTCACGGACTGGCCGCAGAATCGATTGCTGTTAGAAAAGTCCTGTATAAGCGGCGCGCCGCTGCAGGAGACGCGAGAGTGGGTGCTCTCAGTTGTCATGGACCAAGATGTTGAACAA GCTTTGCCGGTGGACAGTCGCGGGCTGTACGCGGCGAGCGTGGCACCGGACGAGCCGTGCTGTGTGCTCACCGGCTACCCTCTCGGCACGCGCCTCGTAACCTTTTCCAAtg GTCGGTGCGCTAATCGCGAATGGTGGTCGAGGTGCAAGAAGGCGGCTGCgagcgggggcgggggcgcggcgggcgcgctGCTGCAGCACATCGCCAGCTGGTGCGGCCCGCCCGACCTCACCAATCTCTAG
- the LOC106711662 gene encoding 60S ribosomal protein L14, with product MPFARFVQPGRVALVAEGPLKGKLVSVVDVIDQTRALVDGPGSGVPRQQIRLNQLHLTKFRLKFPFTAPTRVVRKAWTDEKLNEKWAESQWSKKLENKEKRAQMTDYDRFKLSSARVKRNRARTPVFKSLKAQAARKGVFGKKKVPKASVKKPRVKKETSAKKPAKK from the coding sequence ATGCCTTTCGCAAGATTCGTCCAACCTGGGCGAGTGGCCCTGGTGGCCGAAGGCCCATTGAAGGGAAAATTAGTCAGCGTGGTAGATGTCATTGATCAAACGCGTGCACTCGTTGACGGACCCGGCAGCGGCGTCCCCAGGCAACAAATTCGTTTAAACCAGCTTCACTTAACAAAGTTCCGCCTTAAGTTTCCGTTTACAGCACCAACACGTGTCGTAAGAAAAGCGTGGACAGATgaaaaactaaatgaaaagTGGGCCGAAAGCCAATGGTCCAAAAAGTTGGAGAACAAAGAGAAACGCGCTCAAATGACAGACTACGACAGGTTCAAGCTGAGCTCAGCGCGGGTAAAGAGGAATCGTGCCAGAACTCCTGTATTTAAGAGTCTGAAGGCCCAAGCGGCGCGCAAAGGCGTCTTTGGCAAGAAGAAAGTACCTAAAGCATCGGTCAAGAAACCCCgcgtaaaaaaagaaacttcgGCGAAGAAGCCAGCTAAGAAGTAA
- the LOC106711654 gene encoding DNA-directed RNA polymerase III subunit RPC7-like, producing MGSRGRGRGGGLSFTHEQLQSFGINRGENTATTLAPPPLFPKLEAKPLPLNCDAATDYMVIVKDQFIEYLHESPAYVKPNTRTDGIERYSDKYKQLALDAKRGKVLDCVWGNMPAELRPQANRVRITARKRKLDDANVLSKKLQTLEKKETLDENDETAENKDENTVKKENENEDDEELEDEEEQEYEIDEGTDYANNYFDNGEDYDEEDDNLDDGPVY from the coding sequence atgggTAGCAGAGGCCGAGGACGGGGAGGGGGATTATCATTTACACATGAACAACTTCAATCTTTTGGTATTAATCGGGGTGAAAACACCGCAACAACACTCGCTCCGCCACCATTATTTCCAAAACTTGAAGCGAAACCTTTGCCTCTGAACTGTGATGCTGCGACTGATTATATGGTAATTGTTAAGGATCAATTTATAGAGTATTTACATGAGTCGCCAGCTTATGTTAAACCGAACACACGTACAGATGGCATAGAACGTTATTCAGATAAATATAAGCAATTGGCACTGGATGCTAAGCGAGGTAAAGTACTGGATTGTGTTTGGGGAAACATGCCGGCGGAGTTACGACCGCAAGCTAACAGAGTCAGAATTACAGCGCGAAAGCGTAAACTGGACGATGCGAATGTATTGAGTAAAAAACTTCAAACTCTCGAAAAGAAAGAAACTTTGGATGAAAACGATGAAACGGCAGAAAATAAGGATGAGAATACTGTCAAAAAAGAGAATGAGAATGAAGATGATGAAGAGCTGGAGGATGAAGAGGAGCAGGAATATGAAATTGATGAAGGCACAGATTATGCCAACAATTACTTTGATAATGGAGAAGATTATGATGAGGAAGATGACAATCTTGATGATGGGcctgtttattaa